Proteins from a single region of Thiomicrorhabdus sp. Kp2:
- a CDS encoding primosomal protein N', giving the protein MPTFKIAKVAVPGPFLFPLDYLLETDLLSGQQPQAVVGGRVWVPFRNKKILGFVMAISDSADYELSKIKAVTEVIDSKPILGLKQIDLLNWASHYYHEPIGEVVMAALPKRLRAGEDVEINGMQYWRLSVQGQSKTLDDISKRALRQRAVFNAFSENQLKSESDLNAELENWRSSVKKFTENGWLESTYGPCLRESDYPNAPNHTLNDAQQAAVNAVTGNKVNCAEFKAYLLEGITGSGKTEVYLGMIQTMLEQNKQVLVLVPEIGLTPQMVSRFEAFLQTRVAALHSGLNDSERHCAWHLIRTGQIKVLLGTRSAIFTPFENLGLCIIDEEHDLSYKQQEGFRYSARDMIVQRAFREKIPVVLGSATPSLETLYNAKTGRYQHLHLKQRAGVAKLPSLKLLDIRGEKVQEGVSRPLKTAMTKHLENHGQVLLFLNRRGFAPVLMCHECGWQAACPSCDANMTFHRIYDPNQPDADLGYLQCHHCDEQLAKPSCCPSCGSEEFVKVGQGTERLEETIQEWFPDKRILRVDRDTTRLKGSMAELTGKAQRGETDILIGTQMLAKGHDFPNVTLVGLLDIDQGLFSADYRASERMAQLILQVSGRAGRAEKPGEVLIQTHHPDHPLLTTLVQKGYSAFSEKALEERQKAKLPPYKYQILIRAEATQPNDGMAFLHSLKAGLENYWKQWQESKLVEGNIDFWGPVSAPMLRRQGRYRYQLMLQSSNRADLHRLLSEMHPHIYNSPLTRKVRWSIDVDPQEMY; this is encoded by the coding sequence TTGCCGACATTTAAAATCGCCAAGGTCGCCGTGCCAGGCCCGTTTTTATTTCCTTTAGACTATTTGCTTGAAACCGATTTGCTCTCTGGTCAGCAGCCACAAGCGGTGGTTGGTGGGCGAGTGTGGGTACCGTTTAGAAATAAAAAAATACTGGGTTTTGTCATGGCAATCAGTGACTCAGCAGACTATGAGCTCAGTAAAATTAAAGCCGTTACGGAGGTCATTGATAGCAAGCCGATTTTAGGACTAAAGCAAATCGATTTACTGAATTGGGCAAGCCATTATTACCATGAGCCGATTGGTGAAGTGGTGATGGCGGCTTTGCCAAAACGTCTGCGTGCTGGTGAAGACGTTGAAATAAATGGTATGCAATATTGGCGATTATCAGTTCAAGGTCAGAGCAAAACATTGGACGATATTTCAAAACGTGCTTTACGCCAGCGTGCGGTGTTTAACGCTTTTTCAGAGAATCAACTGAAGTCCGAATCGGACTTAAATGCCGAGCTAGAAAACTGGCGAAGTAGCGTAAAAAAATTCACTGAAAATGGCTGGTTAGAATCGACCTATGGGCCTTGCCTACGAGAAAGTGATTACCCAAACGCACCCAACCATACTTTAAATGACGCCCAACAAGCCGCCGTGAATGCCGTTACGGGTAACAAGGTGAATTGCGCTGAATTTAAAGCCTATTTGCTCGAAGGGATTACGGGGAGCGGTAAGACAGAAGTTTATTTAGGCATGATTCAGACGATGCTTGAACAAAATAAGCAGGTGTTGGTTTTAGTCCCAGAAATTGGTTTAACGCCACAAATGGTTTCTCGTTTTGAAGCGTTTTTACAAACACGAGTGGCCGCCTTACATTCAGGCTTGAATGATTCTGAACGCCATTGCGCTTGGCATCTCATTCGTACAGGGCAAATTAAAGTGTTATTGGGTACACGCTCAGCGATATTTACCCCATTTGAAAACCTCGGCCTATGCATTATTGATGAAGAGCACGACCTCTCTTATAAACAGCAAGAAGGTTTTCGTTATTCAGCACGCGATATGATTGTGCAGCGTGCTTTCCGAGAAAAAATTCCCGTCGTATTAGGTTCGGCCACACCCAGTTTAGAAACACTTTATAACGCCAAAACAGGGCGCTATCAACATCTGCATTTAAAACAACGTGCGGGCGTGGCCAAATTGCCATCCCTCAAATTATTGGATATTCGAGGTGAAAAAGTACAAGAGGGGGTTTCTCGTCCGTTAAAAACCGCCATGACAAAACACCTAGAAAACCATGGTCAAGTATTACTGTTTTTAAATCGCCGTGGTTTTGCGCCAGTTCTAATGTGTCATGAATGCGGTTGGCAAGCGGCTTGCCCAAGTTGTGATGCTAATATGACTTTTCATCGTATCTACGACCCTAATCAGCCCGATGCCGACTTAGGTTATTTGCAATGCCATCATTGTGATGAACAGCTTGCAAAACCCTCATGTTGCCCAAGTTGTGGTAGCGAAGAGTTTGTAAAAGTCGGGCAAGGTACCGAGCGCTTAGAGGAGACCATTCAAGAGTGGTTTCCAGATAAACGTATCTTACGAGTGGATAGAGATACCACTCGTCTAAAAGGATCTATGGCCGAACTTACTGGTAAAGCGCAGCGTGGTGAAACGGATATTTTGATTGGTACGCAAATGTTGGCCAAAGGCCATGATTTTCCGAATGTGACCTTGGTGGGTTTATTGGATATTGACCAAGGTTTGTTTAGTGCCGATTACCGAGCATCTGAAAGAATGGCACAACTGATTTTACAGGTTTCAGGACGTGCAGGACGTGCCGAAAAGCCAGGTGAAGTATTGATTCAAACCCATCATCCAGACCACCCTTTATTAACCACCCTGGTACAAAAAGGCTACTCCGCTTTTTCTGAAAAAGCGTTAGAGGAGCGTCAAAAAGCCAAGCTGCCTCCTTATAAATATCAAATTTTGATTCGAGCCGAAGCCACTCAGCCAAATGATGGCATGGCCTTTTTACATTCGCTAAAAGCGGGGTTAGAAAATTATTGGAAACAGTGGCAAGAATCAAAACTGGTTGAAGGTAATATTGATTTTTGGGGACCCGTTTCTGCGCCCATGTTACGTCGTCAAGGTCGTTACCGTTATCAATTAATGTTGCAATCAAGCAATCGAGCCGACTTACACCGCCTATTGTCTGAAATGCACCCTCATATCTATAACAGTCCCTTAACCCGTAAAGTGCGTTGGAGCATTGATGTGGATCCACAAGAGATGTATTAA
- a CDS encoding TRAP transporter small permease subunit, with translation MSLSEKLLSFVIKQNHFQKNLGQVVAWGTLSLVLISALVVVLRYGFNEGSIALQESVMYNHAILFMLGIAYTYEQDKHVRVDVFYSQFNERQKAWTNLLGTLFFALPVMTFIIWSGWEYVTTSWQIQEGSAEAGGLAYLYILKTFILIMAGLVSLQALSILIQSALTLFSEPTLIIESDADHNIETEGKL, from the coding sequence ATGTCGTTATCTGAAAAATTGTTAAGTTTTGTGATTAAACAAAACCATTTCCAAAAAAACTTAGGCCAAGTTGTCGCCTGGGGAACATTATCACTCGTGTTAATTTCTGCTTTGGTTGTCGTATTGCGTTATGGTTTTAATGAAGGTTCTATCGCTCTACAAGAAAGCGTTATGTATAACCATGCTATTTTGTTTATGCTCGGCATTGCTTATACCTATGAACAAGATAAACACGTTAGAGTGGATGTGTTTTATAGCCAGTTTAATGAACGACAAAAAGCCTGGACGAACCTTTTAGGCACACTCTTTTTTGCTCTACCTGTTATGACCTTTATTATTTGGTCTGGCTGGGAATATGTAACCACTAGCTGGCAAATTCAAGAAGGTTCTGCAGAAGCTGGCGGACTCGCCTATTTATATATTCTTAAAACCTTTATTCTCATTATGGCAGGCCTGGTAAGTTTGCAAGCCTTATCCATTCTAATTCAGTCGGCTTTAACCCTGTTTTCAGAACCTACCCTAATAATAGAATCAGACGCTGATCATAATATTGAAACGGAGGGTAAACTCTAA
- a CDS encoding TRAP transporter large permease subunit — MEWLALVLFALVFIALLTGFPVAFTLAGVSLIFALFANLFGVFDMAFLQSIPNRIFSIMNNSNLIAVPLFVFMGIMLEQSKIAESLLQTMEEVMRGVKGGLGIAVIIVGALLAASTGIVGATVVTMGLLALPTMLKQGYCPKVASGTICASGTLGQIIPPSIVLILLGDVLSSSYQQAQLNQGIFSPETLSVGDLFVGALLPGLLLVVAYMGYIIFKAITKPEQIPNHSGEPVAPGLLGRVIKSLLPPLLLILLVLGSILGGFATPTEAASLGALGALLLALSNRKLDIATLQTVMQNTLQVTSMIFLIFIGAAFFSLVFRGLGGDDLITELLTDLPGGVFTAMLIVMVLMFILGFFLDFIEITYVVVPVVAPILLMMGVDPIWLGIMIAINLQTAFLTPPFGFALFYLRGVAPPELKTTDIYKGTIPFILIQLGMLGVLAIWPEIVTWLPGLVYSA, encoded by the coding sequence ATGGAATGGTTAGCCCTTGTTTTATTTGCTTTGGTATTTATTGCCCTTTTAACGGGCTTTCCAGTTGCTTTTACTCTAGCTGGTGTCTCTTTAATTTTTGCTTTATTTGCCAATTTATTTGGCGTATTTGATATGGCTTTTTTGCAAAGTATTCCTAACCGAATCTTTAGCATTATGAATAACAGCAATTTAATTGCGGTACCGCTTTTTGTCTTTATGGGCATTATGCTTGAGCAATCTAAAATCGCCGAATCTCTATTGCAAACCATGGAAGAGGTCATGCGCGGCGTAAAAGGCGGATTAGGGATTGCCGTGATTATAGTGGGTGCGCTATTAGCAGCCAGCACGGGGATTGTTGGTGCAACAGTTGTCACCATGGGCTTACTTGCCTTGCCTACGATGTTAAAACAAGGCTACTGCCCTAAAGTTGCCAGTGGCACTATTTGTGCGTCGGGCACTTTAGGACAAATTATCCCGCCATCTATCGTGCTGATTTTATTAGGTGATGTACTCTCCTCTTCTTACCAACAAGCGCAGTTAAATCAAGGTATTTTCTCACCTGAAACCTTATCGGTTGGTGATCTGTTTGTAGGTGCCTTGTTACCAGGCCTGCTATTGGTAGTGGCCTACATGGGTTACATTATATTTAAAGCGATAACCAAACCAGAACAGATTCCAAACCACTCTGGCGAACCCGTTGCACCAGGTCTGCTAGGTCGCGTAATTAAAAGTTTATTACCGCCGCTATTACTCATCTTATTGGTATTAGGTTCTATTTTAGGTGGCTTTGCTACTCCAACCGAAGCGGCATCTTTAGGTGCGTTGGGTGCCTTGTTACTGGCATTGAGTAATCGCAAACTAGACATCGCCACATTGCAAACCGTTATGCAAAATACCCTTCAAGTCACCAGTATGATTTTCTTAATTTTTATTGGTGCAGCTTTTTTCTCGCTGGTTTTCCGAGGTTTGGGTGGTGATGACTTAATTACCGAACTGCTTACTGATTTACCTGGTGGCGTTTTTACGGCCATGTTAATTGTTATGGTATTAATGTTTATTTTAGGGTTCTTTTTGGACTTTATTGAAATCACCTATGTCGTGGTACCAGTGGTCGCGCCTATTTTATTGATGATGGGGGTAGACCCAATTTGGCTAGGTATTATGATTGCTATTAACCTACAAACAGCTTTTTTAACCCCGCCATTTGGTTTTGCTCTTTTCTATTTACGAGGTGTGGCACCACCAGAACTGAAAACCACCGACATTTACAAAGGCACGATTCCCTTTATACTCATACAATTAGGTATGTTAGGGGTTTTAGCGATATGGCCAGAAATAGTCACCTGGTTACCAGGCCTGGTTTATTCGGCGTAA